A portion of the Desulfotignum phosphitoxidans DSM 13687 genome contains these proteins:
- a CDS encoding adenylate kinase, which translates to MNILFFGPNGSGKGTQGAILKDKFNIAHIESGGIFRENIKGGTELGKKAKAYIDKGDLVPDEITIPMVLDRLQKEDCKNGWLLDGFPRNKLQAEKLHASLEEAGMKLNYVIEMILDRQVAKNRIMGRRLCENDNNHPNNIFIDAIKPDGDKCRVCGGALSARDDDQDETAIDKRHSIYYDTDTGTLAAAYYFKNLAAKDDTIKYITLTGEAPLNEVTDELLSKL; encoded by the coding sequence ATGAACATTTTATTTTTCGGACCCAACGGCAGCGGTAAAGGCACCCAGGGTGCCATTCTCAAAGATAAATTCAATATTGCCCACATTGAATCCGGCGGTATTTTCAGGGAAAATATCAAAGGCGGCACCGAGCTGGGCAAAAAAGCCAAAGCCTATATCGACAAAGGCGATCTGGTGCCCGACGAGATCACCATCCCCATGGTGCTGGACCGGCTGCAAAAAGAGGACTGCAAAAATGGATGGCTTCTGGACGGATTTCCCAGAAATAAGCTCCAGGCGGAAAAACTGCACGCATCCCTGGAAGAAGCCGGCATGAAGCTCAATTATGTCATTGAAATGATTCTGGACCGGCAGGTGGCCAAAAACCGGATCATGGGCCGTCGTTTGTGTGAAAACGACAACAACCATCCCAACAACATTTTCATCGATGCCATCAAACCGGACGGAGACAAATGCCGGGTGTGCGGCGGTGCTTTGAGCGCCAGAGATGACGACCAGGACGAAACCGCCATTGACAAACGCCATTCCATTTACTACGACACGGACACGGGCACCCTGGCGGCCGCATATTACTTTAAAAACCTGGCAGCCAAGGATGATACCATCAAATATATCACGCTGACCGGCGAAGCCCCGCTCAATGAGGTCACTGACGAGCTGCTGTCCAAACTGTAA
- the rpsU gene encoding 30S ribosomal protein S21 has translation MIDNDVEKALRILKKKIQNDGLFKRLKVKKHFEKPCQYRRRKMREAMRRQRIAASKSRRKRK, from the coding sequence GTGATTGACAACGATGTTGAAAAAGCGTTGAGAATTTTGAAGAAAAAAATCCAGAATGATGGACTCTTCAAACGGCTCAAAGTGAAAAAGCATTTTGAAAAACCGTGTCAATACCGAAGACGTAAGATGCGCGAAGCAATGCGTAGACAGCGGATCGCAGCTTCCAAATCCCGCAGAAAACGCAAATAA
- a CDS encoding bifunctional folylpolyglutamate synthase/dihydrofolate synthase, with product MAETYQKCLEKIYQLGRFGIKLELETIQNILARLGHPEKKYPCVHVAGTNGKGSTATYIAAILQAAGFKTGIYTSPHLVRFNERICINGQMISDADVVSAYEAVNAADIGDRNATFFEIATAMAFYYFAEQQVDWAVIETGMGGRFDATNIIEPAVGVITNLSIEHTQYLGTTIQALATEKGGIIKSATPLVTSVSQPSGIRTLKQIAKEKNAPMYQYKQDFFVRKTPNKATVTYRGLNFRIPDITPPLPGDHQKENLGMALAACELIFDRHKENDCRYQLTSELVKQGLAGTRWPGRLEVIQQNPLVILDGAHNLKAAQVLARYLSTTLAGRKLTLVIGILDDKPYEAMLKYLLSVAHRVIITRAKIDRSLPTAVLTVAAEKIFNGQIQVIETVSDAVSYAISNTCKQDAVCIAGSLYVAGEAKEKFDLDFF from the coding sequence ATGGCGGAAACCTACCAGAAGTGTCTTGAAAAAATCTACCAGCTGGGCCGATTCGGTATCAAACTGGAGCTGGAAACCATTCAGAATATCCTGGCACGTCTGGGCCATCCTGAAAAAAAATATCCTTGTGTGCATGTGGCCGGTACCAACGGCAAAGGGTCCACGGCCACCTATATCGCTGCCATCTTACAGGCGGCCGGTTTTAAAACCGGTATATACACCTCCCCCCATCTGGTCCGATTCAACGAACGAATCTGCATCAATGGGCAGATGATTTCGGATGCAGACGTAGTTTCAGCGTATGAAGCCGTGAATGCTGCGGATATCGGTGACAGAAACGCCACATTCTTTGAGATTGCCACTGCCATGGCTTTTTATTATTTTGCCGAACAACAGGTGGACTGGGCTGTGATTGAAACCGGTATGGGGGGGCGATTCGACGCCACCAATATTATCGAACCCGCCGTTGGCGTGATCACCAATCTGTCCATTGAACACACCCAGTATCTGGGCACCACCATCCAGGCTCTGGCAACGGAAAAAGGCGGGATCATCAAATCCGCTACCCCGCTGGTCACCAGTGTGAGCCAGCCGTCGGGAATCCGCACCCTCAAGCAGATTGCCAAAGAAAAAAATGCGCCGATGTATCAGTATAAACAGGACTTTTTTGTCCGCAAAACCCCGAACAAAGCAACCGTCACATATCGGGGACTGAATTTTCGCATTCCAGACATCACACCGCCGTTGCCCGGAGACCATCAAAAAGAAAACCTGGGCATGGCCCTGGCCGCATGTGAGTTGATTTTTGACCGCCACAAAGAAAACGATTGCCGGTACCAGCTGACGTCTGAACTGGTCAAACAGGGGCTGGCCGGCACCCGATGGCCCGGACGGCTGGAAGTGATTCAGCAGAATCCCCTGGTCATCCTGGATGGGGCCCACAATTTAAAAGCAGCCCAGGTGTTGGCCAGATATCTGTCCACCACCCTGGCCGGCAGAAAACTGACCCTGGTCATCGGTATTCTGGATGACAAACCCTATGAAGCCATGCTAAAATATCTGCTTTCCGTGGCCCACCGGGTGATCATTACCCGGGCAAAAATCGATCGAAGCCTGCCGACGGCTGTGCTGACGGTGGCAGCCGAAAAAATTTTCAACGGACAAATCCAGGTAATCGAAACGGTATCGGATGCTGTATCATACGCAATTTCAAACACTTGCAAACAAGATGCCGTGTGTATTGCCGGGTCTTTATACGTTGCCGGAGAGGCCAAGGAAAAATTTGATCTGGATTTTTTTTGA
- a CDS encoding glycosyltransferase family 4 protein — MNSTLKIALLSYRSNPHCGGQGVYIRHLSRALSDLGHQVEVIAGPPDPQLNGHAGLTMLRTLDLYNPNDLFRTPSISELSDWINLMEWLDVCTMGYPEPWTFGKRVVRHLKGRESRYDIIHDNQSLSYGLLSLMKKVPVTATIHHPMTVDRRLAVKATRSFYKKIKALRWYSFIHMQKKVARKLPRILTVSTVSKQDISKEFSIPENRFSIIPNGIDTASFHPLETVKKINNRIIVTNSADTPLKGLYHLLYAVKNIVKKRRVSLVVIGSPKKNGGVERLIRQLDLAPYIEFTGRISQTRFCLEYAKATMAVVPSLYEGFGLPVGEAMACRIPVICTTGGALPEVAGDAAELVPPGDSAALETAILKLLDDPARREILAQKGYDRVMAHFTWEATAQKTVKAYRDIIHDYH; from the coding sequence ATGAACTCAACACTTAAAATAGCCTTACTGTCTTATCGGAGCAACCCCCATTGCGGCGGCCAAGGCGTGTATATCCGGCATTTAAGCCGGGCATTGTCTGACTTAGGGCATCAGGTGGAGGTCATTGCCGGACCGCCGGATCCCCAGCTCAACGGGCATGCCGGACTGACCATGCTCCGGACCCTGGATCTGTACAACCCCAATGATCTGTTCCGCACCCCCAGTATTTCAGAACTTTCCGACTGGATCAACCTGATGGAATGGCTGGATGTGTGCACCATGGGATATCCGGAACCCTGGACCTTTGGCAAGCGGGTGGTGCGTCACTTGAAAGGCAGAGAATCCCGGTATGACATCATTCATGACAACCAGAGTCTGTCCTATGGCCTGCTGTCTTTGATGAAAAAAGTGCCGGTCACCGCCACCATCCACCACCCCATGACCGTGGATCGCCGGCTGGCGGTGAAAGCCACCCGGTCTTTTTACAAAAAAATCAAAGCCTTGCGGTGGTATTCCTTTATCCACATGCAAAAAAAAGTGGCCAGAAAACTGCCCAGGATTCTCACGGTTTCCACGGTATCCAAACAGGATATTTCAAAGGAATTTTCCATTCCTGAAAACCGGTTTTCCATCATTCCCAACGGCATTGATACCGCCAGTTTTCATCCTTTGGAAACCGTGAAAAAAATCAACAACCGGATTATTGTGACCAATTCAGCGGACACCCCGCTCAAAGGCTTGTATCATCTGCTTTATGCCGTTAAAAACATTGTCAAAAAAAGACGGGTTTCCCTGGTGGTCATCGGGTCCCCCAAAAAAAACGGCGGGGTGGAGCGGCTGATCCGGCAGCTGGACCTGGCACCCTATATTGAATTTACCGGGCGGATCAGCCAAACCCGGTTTTGCCTGGAATATGCCAAAGCCACGATGGCGGTGGTGCCATCATTGTACGAAGGATTCGGACTGCCCGTGGGAGAAGCCATGGCCTGCCGGATCCCGGTGATCTGCACCACGGGCGGGGCATTGCCGGAAGTGGCCGGAGATGCGGCCGAACTGGTCCCCCCGGGGGACAGTGCGGCCCTGGAAACAGCCATTCTCAAGCTTTTAGATGACCCGGCCCGGCGGGAAATCCTGGCCCAGAAAGGGTATGACCGGGTGATGGCTCATTTCACATGGGAGGCCACAGCCCAAAAAACCGTTAAGGCGTACAGAGACATTATCCATGATTACCATTGA
- a CDS encoding class I SAM-dependent methyltransferase, which produces MITIDFARLEIRSGDRILDMGCGEGRHMVEACRIPHTVCIGADFGYDNLKTTREKLAFHQALNDLACARFDLSRMDVTRLPFKNDCFDAVICSEVLEHIPDDETAISELVRILKPGRILAVSVPRFYPEKICWHLSDDYTAADMGHVRIYRKKELVKKITDHPMTFLGSHFAHSIHTPYWWLKCLVGVNRSNAFLVNLYHRLLVWDMMKKPKVTRFLDRLFNPLLGKSRVLYFRKQTSDLT; this is translated from the coding sequence ATGATTACCATTGATTTTGCCCGGCTCGAGATCCGGTCCGGGGACCGGATTCTGGACATGGGATGCGGCGAAGGCCGGCATATGGTCGAGGCCTGCCGGATACCCCACACCGTGTGTATCGGGGCGGATTTCGGATATGACAACCTGAAGACCACCCGGGAGAAACTGGCATTTCATCAGGCATTGAATGATCTGGCCTGCGCCCGGTTCGATCTGTCGCGCATGGATGTCACCCGCCTGCCCTTCAAAAACGACTGCTTTGATGCGGTCATCTGTTCCGAGGTCCTGGAACATATCCCGGATGATGAGACGGCAATATCGGAACTGGTAAGGATTCTTAAGCCTGGCCGGATCCTGGCGGTCAGTGTGCCCCGGTTTTATCCGGAAAAAATCTGCTGGCATCTGTCGGATGACTATACGGCCGCAGACATGGGACATGTGAGAATCTACCGCAAAAAAGAGCTGGTGAAAAAAATCACGGACCACCCCATGACATTTCTGGGGTCTCATTTTGCCCACAGCATCCACACCCCTTACTGGTGGCTCAAATGCCTGGTGGGGGTGAACCGCAGTAATGCGTTTCTGGTGAATCTGTATCACCGGCTGCTGGTGTGGGATATGATGAAAAAACCGAAAGTCACCCGGTTTCTGGATCGATTGTTCAATCCTCTGCTGGGAAAAAGCCGGGTACTGTATTTCAGGAAACAGACATCTGATCTGACATGA
- a CDS encoding class I SAM-dependent methyltransferase: MTKMDFDFLHAVKGFMADEEATRLHDLALAAAPLGPILEIGSYCGLSAAVIGWACKQTHSTLFSIDHHTGSEEQQPGEQYFDPDLYDKTMGRINTFPFFFKTIETAGLADFVVPMVCASTVAGRMWRTPLSMVFIDGGHSFDAAYQDFLIWSPHVMANGFLVFHDIFLDPALGGQAPRQVYDIALQTGDYIELPMTNTLGVLQQKPV; this comes from the coding sequence ATGACGAAAATGGATTTTGATTTTCTTCATGCCGTCAAAGGATTTATGGCGGATGAAGAAGCAACGCGGCTTCATGACCTGGCTCTGGCTGCCGCACCCCTGGGTCCGATTCTGGAGATCGGTTCCTATTGCGGTCTTTCCGCAGCAGTGATCGGATGGGCCTGCAAACAGACCCACAGTACCCTTTTTTCCATTGATCACCATACCGGATCCGAAGAACAGCAGCCCGGAGAGCAATATTTTGATCCGGACCTGTACGACAAAACCATGGGACGGATCAATACGTTCCCGTTTTTTTTTAAAACCATTGAAACCGCCGGTCTTGCAGATTTTGTGGTTCCCATGGTCTGCGCATCCACGGTGGCCGGCAGGATGTGGCGCACCCCTTTATCCATGGTATTTATCGACGGGGGGCATTCCTTTGATGCAGCGTATCAGGATTTTCTGATCTGGTCTCCCCATGTCATGGCCAATGGGTTTCTGGTTTTTCACGATATTTTCCTGGATCCGGCTTTAGGCGGACAGGCGCCCAGGCAGGTTTATGACATTGCCCTGCAGACCGGCGATTATATTGAGCTTCCCATGACGAACACCCTGGGGGTATTGCAGCAAAAACCGGTGTGA
- a CDS encoding DNA translocase FtsK: MKKELISLLLLFLIIFFAVSLFSFHAQDPAIGNDPLIVPAGIHNLFGLVGAHVAGFFVFLFGVGAFWIPVILSLITLWYIKEKSSRVMWLTPAGGMILMICTGAGFFLFKDAYAFSGTLVPAGGWVGSTVAGFLLTYVNSLGCMIVLVFFAVIGFIFATGISMVTLGTIVYQKTSLLAAVMLRELKQFSRYLGHGIEQMKSGWQSYRMARAARSMTMDMPKALIQNQPPTDSSQLEADLPHPDTSNSKNAGDQDDSDAIDLDDVFSPTIVAPQVDTKEYIPDSGLGDIRQPEAFKLPPISFLEEKVKIRREIDTDKLQQKARILETKLNDFNVKGDVVEILPGPVITTFEYRPAPGIKLSKITGLSDDLALALSAVSIRIVAPIPGRDVVGIEIPNDEREMVNLREMVASRDFIQSDSMLTLGLGKDLMGRPVITKMDKMPHLLIAGATGTGKSVGLNAMIISLLYKATPDDVKFIMIDPKRIELSVYNDIPHLISPVVTDMKKATNALFWAVKEMERRYELLEENGLRNLAQYNDMVREKKRSGRDHGAGDDPEHETGDDPPVSEPLPYIVVIVDELSDLMMVASKDVEFALTRLAQMARAAGIHIIIATQRPSADVLTGTIKANFPTRISFQVSSKIDGRIIMDQGGAESLLGNGDMLFCPPGTGKLMRIQGAYISEKEIAKITGFLKEQRTPEYDENVTKGDDEEEVREFDEADYDEKYDEAVAVVTQSGQASISYVQRRLRIGYNRAARLIEIMEHEGIIGPQIGTKPREILVKNYDENGF; the protein is encoded by the coding sequence ATGAAAAAAGAACTGATTTCACTGCTGCTGCTGTTTTTGATCATTTTTTTTGCAGTCAGCCTGTTTTCCTTTCATGCCCAGGATCCGGCAATCGGCAATGATCCTTTGATCGTGCCTGCCGGGATTCACAATCTGTTTGGCCTGGTGGGCGCCCATGTGGCCGGTTTTTTTGTTTTTCTGTTCGGAGTGGGCGCGTTCTGGATTCCCGTGATTCTGTCGTTGATCACCCTGTGGTATATCAAAGAAAAATCTTCCCGGGTCATGTGGCTGACCCCGGCCGGTGGAATGATTCTGATGATCTGTACCGGGGCCGGTTTTTTTCTGTTCAAAGATGCGTATGCGTTTTCCGGCACCCTGGTGCCGGCCGGCGGATGGGTCGGCAGTACTGTGGCAGGATTCCTTCTGACCTATGTCAATTCTCTGGGATGTATGATTGTTCTGGTGTTTTTTGCCGTCATCGGATTTATTTTCGCCACCGGTATTTCCATGGTGACGCTGGGCACAATAGTGTATCAGAAAACATCGCTTCTGGCGGCAGTCATGCTCCGGGAATTGAAACAATTCTCTAGGTATCTGGGGCATGGGATCGAACAGATGAAATCTGGTTGGCAGTCCTATCGAATGGCGCGTGCGGCCCGTTCAATGACCATGGATATGCCAAAGGCCTTGATCCAGAATCAACCGCCAACCGATTCTTCACAATTGGAAGCGGATCTGCCGCACCCGGATACGTCAAATTCAAAAAATGCCGGGGATCAGGATGACAGTGATGCCATTGACCTGGATGATGTGTTTTCTCCCACCATTGTGGCCCCCCAGGTGGATACGAAAGAATATATACCGGACAGCGGGCTGGGGGATATCCGGCAGCCGGAAGCGTTCAAGCTGCCGCCCATCAGTTTTCTGGAGGAAAAAGTCAAGATCCGGCGGGAAATCGATACGGATAAATTGCAGCAAAAGGCCCGGATCCTGGAAACCAAACTCAATGATTTCAATGTCAAGGGCGATGTGGTGGAGATCCTGCCGGGACCTGTGATCACCACATTTGAATACCGGCCGGCTCCGGGGATCAAGCTGTCTAAAATCACCGGACTTTCCGATGATCTGGCCCTGGCCCTGAGCGCGGTGAGCATCCGGATTGTGGCTCCTATCCCGGGCCGGGATGTGGTGGGCATCGAGATTCCCAATGACGAACGGGAAATGGTGAACCTGCGGGAAATGGTCGCATCCAGGGATTTCATCCAGTCAGATTCCATGCTCACTTTGGGCTTGGGCAAGGATCTCATGGGGCGGCCGGTGATCACCAAGATGGACAAAATGCCCCATCTGCTCATTGCCGGAGCCACGGGCACCGGGAAAAGCGTGGGCCTCAACGCCATGATCATCAGCCTGTTGTACAAGGCGACCCCGGATGATGTCAAGTTCATCATGATCGATCCCAAACGCATCGAGCTCTCGGTTTACAATGACATTCCCCATTTGATTTCCCCGGTGGTCACGGACATGAAAAAAGCCACCAACGCCCTTTTCTGGGCCGTGAAAGAGATGGAGCGGCGGTATGAGCTGCTGGAGGAAAATGGGCTGCGGAACCTGGCCCAGTACAATGACATGGTCCGGGAAAAGAAACGATCCGGGCGTGACCATGGGGCTGGGGATGATCCGGAACACGAGACCGGCGACGATCCGCCGGTCTCAGAACCGCTTCCCTATATCGTGGTGATTGTGGATGAGCTGTCGGATCTGATGATGGTGGCATCCAAGGATGTGGAGTTTGCTTTGACCCGGCTGGCCCAGATGGCCCGGGCCGCAGGTATTCATATTATCATCGCCACCCAGCGGCCGTCCGCGGATGTGCTCACCGGCACCATCAAGGCCAATTTCCCTACCCGGATCTCTTTTCAGGTCTCTTCCAAGATCGACGGCCGGATCATCATGGACCAGGGCGGGGCTGAAAGCCTTCTAGGGAACGGAGACATGCTGTTCTGCCCGCCCGGGACCGGAAAACTCATGCGGATCCAGGGGGCTTATATATCTGAAAAAGAAATTGCCAAAATTACCGGTTTTCTCAAAGAGCAGCGCACCCCGGAATATGATGAAAATGTCACCAAAGGGGATGACGAGGAGGAGGTCAGGGAATTTGATGAAGCTGATTATGACGAAAAATATGATGAGGCTGTGGCCGTGGTTACCCAGTCCGGCCAGGCTTCCATTTCTTATGTGCAAAGACGGCTTCGCATTGGATATAACCGGGCGGCCCGGCTCATTGAAATCATGGAACACGAGGGCATTATCGGCCCCCAGATCGGCACCAAACCCAGAGAGATCCTGGTGAAAAACTATGACGAAAATGGATTTTGA
- a CDS encoding ribonuclease J, translating into MLKLIPLGGLGEIGLNMMVVEYDDAMFIIDAGLMFPEDYMLGVDIVIPAMDYIRENSRKIHGIIITHAHEDHIGALPYLLKEIRIPVYGTAFTLEIVRNKLVEFELNTRVDLNVVNPGETLSMDPFEIEFIRVSHSTIEGVGLAIQTPEGVVIHTGDFRISHNTDPLKNTDLSSFARYGEKGVLALLSDSTNVEVEGYTMSEQEVAKNLGKVIFAARGRVIVTLFASNVFRIQQVIDIAVKNGRKVVFNGRSMEQIVAVAVKLGHISCPPDTIMDIKQIKNLPDDKVLIITTGSQGEPMSALVRMASGVHKHIRIKKGDNVILSSKHIPGNEKAIANIINKLYRRGADVFYSKSADIHASGHAHQEELKLMLTLTKPGYFIPIHGEYRHLVIHARLAEKMGIPREHVLVAEDGQVIVFDHKGGRIDGQVHTGRIMVDGKGIGDVGRSVLKERRELSEGGLVVVTMIIDEETGVVLYGPELISKGFVFDSATGHLVDDAQCVILEIVEEIEAGMDSRVELIRARLKKALKQYFSYTINRKPLIVPVIIEV; encoded by the coding sequence ATGCTTAAATTAATACCATTGGGCGGGCTGGGAGAAATCGGCCTGAACATGATGGTGGTCGAATATGACGATGCCATGTTCATCATCGATGCGGGCCTCATGTTTCCGGAAGATTACATGCTGGGCGTGGATATCGTGATCCCGGCCATGGATTATATCCGGGAAAACAGTAGAAAAATTCACGGCATCATCATCACCCATGCCCATGAAGACCATATCGGGGCGTTGCCCTATCTGTTGAAGGAAATCCGGATTCCGGTCTATGGCACGGCCTTTACCCTGGAAATTGTCAGAAACAAACTCGTGGAATTTGAACTCAACACCCGGGTGGATCTCAACGTGGTCAATCCGGGTGAGACCCTGTCCATGGACCCGTTTGAAATCGAGTTTATCCGGGTGAGTCATTCCACCATCGAAGGCGTGGGCCTGGCCATCCAGACCCCGGAAGGGGTGGTGATTCATACCGGAGATTTTCGGATCAGTCATAACACAGACCCCTTGAAAAACACGGACCTGTCATCTTTTGCCCGATATGGGGAAAAAGGGGTTCTGGCGTTACTTTCCGACTCCACCAATGTGGAGGTGGAAGGGTATACCATGTCTGAACAGGAAGTGGCCAAGAATCTGGGAAAAGTGATTTTTGCGGCAAGGGGCCGGGTGATTGTGACCTTGTTTGCCTCCAATGTCTTCCGGATTCAGCAGGTGATCGATATTGCCGTGAAAAACGGGCGCAAAGTGGTGTTCAACGGCCGGTCCATGGAGCAGATCGTTGCCGTGGCGGTCAAGCTGGGCCATATATCCTGTCCGCCGGATACGATAATGGACATCAAACAGATCAAGAATCTGCCTGACGACAAGGTGCTGATCATCACCACCGGGAGCCAGGGAGAACCCATGTCCGCGCTGGTCCGAATGGCATCGGGCGTGCACAAACACATCCGAATCAAAAAAGGGGACAATGTGATCCTGTCCTCCAAGCACATTCCCGGCAATGAAAAAGCCATCGCCAATATCATCAATAAATTGTATCGCCGGGGCGCGGATGTATTTTATTCCAAATCCGCAGACATCCATGCCTCCGGGCATGCCCACCAGGAAGAACTCAAGCTTATGCTGACCTTGACCAAGCCCGGCTATTTCATTCCCATCCACGGTGAATACAGGCATCTGGTGATCCATGCCCGGCTGGCGGAAAAAATGGGAATTCCCAGAGAGCATGTGCTGGTGGCGGAAGACGGGCAGGTGATCGTGTTTGACCATAAAGGCGGCCGGATCGACGGCCAGGTGCACACCGGCCGGATCATGGTGGACGGCAAAGGCATCGGCGATGTGGGCCGGAGCGTTCTCAAGGAACGGCGGGAGTTGTCCGAAGGCGGGCTGGTGGTGGTGACCATGATCATTGACGAGGAAACCGGGGTGGTGCTGTACGGCCCGGAACTGATTTCCAAAGGGTTTGTGTTTGATTCTGCCACGGGGCATCTGGTGGATGATGCCCAGTGCGTGATTCTGGAGATTGTGGAAGAAATTGAAGCCGGGATGGATTCCCGGGTGGAACTGATCCGCGCCCGTCTCAAAAAGGCGCTGAAACAATATTTTTCCTATACCATCAACCGCAAGCCCCTTATTGTACCTGTCATTATTGAAGTATGA
- a CDS encoding DMT family transporter: MSMKDSLLYVLTIIIWGSTWIGIKFQLGTVDPMVSVVYRFALSSVILLVFCRLRGLSLKFSFKDHGFMALLGLLLFSVNYWLVYVAEVYLTSGLVAVLFSSIVFLNIANGALFLGAPVERKMVVGAAVGIVGIGLIFMHEIESFDLTDKNLLGIAFGFSSVLLASLGNITSARNSRADIPVIQANAFGMGYGALALAILAISLGKSFDFSMTLPYVGSLFYLAVFGSIIAFTSYLTLIRSLGADKASYSIMVVPVVALIISSFAEGYIWSVSAIAGLILVVGGNFLALHRPSPTA, encoded by the coding sequence ATGTCCATGAAAGACAGCCTGCTTTATGTGTTGACCATTATCATCTGGGGCTCCACCTGGATCGGCATTAAATTCCAGCTGGGAACCGTGGACCCCATGGTGTCGGTGGTGTACCGGTTTGCCCTGTCCTCGGTGATTCTGCTGGTTTTCTGCAGGTTGCGGGGCCTGTCTTTGAAGTTTTCATTCAAGGACCATGGTTTTATGGCATTGCTGGGCCTGCTTTTATTTTCCGTGAACTACTGGCTGGTGTATGTGGCGGAAGTGTATCTCACCTCGGGCCTGGTGGCGGTGCTGTTTTCTTCGATTGTGTTTCTGAACATTGCCAACGGGGCATTGTTTCTCGGGGCCCCGGTGGAACGGAAAATGGTGGTGGGGGCTGCCGTCGGGATTGTAGGGATCGGCCTGATTTTCATGCATGAGATTGAATCCTTTGACCTGACGGACAAAAATCTGCTGGGGATCGCTTTTGGATTTTCCAGCGTGCTGCTGGCGTCTTTGGGAAACATCACATCCGCCCGAAATTCCAGAGCTGATATCCCGGTGATTCAGGCCAATGCCTTTGGCATGGGGTATGGGGCCCTGGCCCTGGCGATCCTGGCCATCAGCCTTGGCAAATCCTTTGATTTTTCCATGACCCTGCCTTATGTGGGTTCCCTGTTTTACCTGGCGGTGTTTGGTTCCATTATCGCTTTTACCAGCTATCTGACCCTGATCCGTTCTCTGGGGGCGGACAAGGCCTCTTACAGCATCATGGTGGTTCCGGTGGTGGCGCTGATTATTTCCTCTTTTGCGGAAGGCTATATCTGGAGTGTTTCCGCCATCGCCGGGCTCATCCTGGTGGTGGGCGGCAATTTTCTGGCCCTGCACCGGCCATCGCCAACGGCTTGA
- a CDS encoding DUF554 domain-containing protein has product MLGTIVNCVAIIAGGLVGLLFKNGIPDRYNQTVMQAVGLAVLLVGLKTAIVSDDLLVIIISLAIGGLVGEWIGIEDRLERLGKLLEKKFSKGTGGFAQGFVTASLIYCVGSMAIVGSLESGLSGNHATLFAKSCLDGIVSIILSSSLGMGVLFSAVPVLLYQGSITLLATVLKPLLVPAVIAQMSGVGGLLILGIGMNMLREKKIKVGNMLPAIFIPLIWFVIQGLPGVA; this is encoded by the coding sequence ATGCTGGGAACCATTGTCAATTGTGTGGCCATTATTGCGGGTGGCCTGGTGGGGCTGTTGTTTAAAAACGGCATTCCGGACCGCTACAACCAGACCGTGATGCAGGCCGTGGGCCTGGCCGTGCTTTTGGTGGGCCTGAAAACCGCCATTGTCAGTGATGATCTCCTGGTGATCATTATTTCTCTGGCCATCGGTGGCCTTGTGGGGGAATGGATCGGCATCGAAGACCGGCTGGAACGGCTGGGAAAATTGCTGGAAAAAAAGTTTTCAAAAGGCACCGGCGGATTTGCCCAGGGATTTGTCACCGCTTCTTTGATCTATTGTGTGGGTTCCATGGCCATTGTCGGATCTCTGGAAAGCGGGTTGTCCGGCAACCATGCCACCTTGTTTGCCAAATCCTGCCTGGACGGGATTGTGAGCATCATCTTAAGCTCGTCTCTGGGCATGGGGGTGCTGTTCTCTGCGGTGCCGGTGCTGCTTTACCAGGGATCCATTACTTTGCTGGCCACAGTGCTCAAACCCTTGCTGGTGCCGGCGGTGATCGCCCAGATGTCCGGGGTGGGCGGTCTGTTGATTCTGGGGATCGGTATGAACATGCTCAGAGAAAAAAAAATCAAGGTGGGGAACATGCTTCCCGCTATTTTTATTCCATTGATCTGGTTTGTGATCCAGGGATTGCCGGGAGTGGCGTAA